Proteins found in one Megachile rotundata isolate GNS110a chromosome 14, iyMegRotu1, whole genome shotgun sequence genomic segment:
- the Jra gene encoding jun-related antigen — translation MVRSSTMEQTFYEETSVYGVVNRENNVGQLKRNLTLDLNGCQRQGPQAKRPRLGPLPPALNNVTPILSSPDLNMLKLGSPELEKFIIAQQDTLVTSNLPTPTQILFPKAVTEAQELYARGFVEALNELHHSDSSQEPGSIHGATYTTLEPPSSVQSTESSVSQGLMQIKDEPQTVPSVSSSPPMSPIDMENQERIKLERKRQRNRVAASKCRRRKLERISRLEDKVKLLKGENSELSAVVHKLKEHVCRLKEQVMDHVHSGCQIMAVSGQF, via the coding sequence ATGGTGCGAAGTTCGACGATGGAGCAGACGTTCTACGAGGAGACGAGCGTCTACGGCGTGGTGAATCGCGAGAACAACGTGGGCCAGTTGAAACGTAATCTTACGTTAGACTTGAACGGATGTCAGCGACAGGGTCCGCAGGCGAAAAGGCCGCGACTCGGGCCTCTGCCACCGGCGCTCAACAACGTGACGCCTATTTTAAGCTCGCCGGACTTGAACATGTTGAAACTGGGCTCGCCGGAACTGGAGAAGTTCATCATAGCCCAGCAGGATACCCTCGTGACGTCGAATTTACCGACGCCCACGCAGATCTTGTTCCCTAAAGCGGTCACCGAGGCCCAGGAACTTTACGCTCGCGGTTTCGTCGAAGCCCTCAACGAGCTTCATCATTCGGATAGTTCGCAAGAACCGGGCAGTATTCATGGGGCGACGTATACGACCCTGGAACCACCCAGCAGCGTGCAGAGCACGGAATCTTCGGTAAGTCAGGGTCTCATGCAGATCAAGGATGAACCACAAACGGTACCGAGCGTGTCGAGCTCGCCTCCGATGTCGCCCATCGACATGGAGAACCAGGAGAGGATCAAGCTGGAGAGGAAACGTCAGAGGAATCGCGTGGCGGCGTCCAAGTGCCGCAGACGCAAATTGGAGCGCATCTCCAGGCTCGAGGACAAGGTTAAGCTGCTCAAGGGCGAGAACAGCGAATTGAGCGCCGTCGTGCACAAGTTGAAGGAGCACGTGTGTCGGCTGAAGGAGCAGGTGATGGACCACGTGCACTCGGGTTGCCAGATCATGGCCGTGTCGGGTCAGTTTTGA
- the LOC100877238 gene encoding uncharacterized protein LOC100877238 isoform X1, which yields MPQIPKHRKVKRPAVLIKKTQYLRNYLRSRSYKPLCEKLKSNNCSLAKALSKEKHESQLLFSQNVALIAEVQDLGTACNKRDAVISNILKNAKEMLKMIVTMTGYLTNTISTCQEFVASPTSNLRMSASSTGIILGDSYRRLSAKSPTRGVVKPMVSGHTITKPTINLSRVNMQHINNSSNLSVIQEVTTPPRNQELNSPRTPGRLNVSQRRNEEGRMYRMPERLNVTSPRHSDESERRLSKRSNRRSGRMSGNISKSRKLSGGNSTRNSIENFEYIGSPTVKLNDVSKLLQNSQSINIRKLTENRNTLGNESLESNESVSPEDSQTSIKLPELSPPNVSKTNGDTTIEDENEKNDDDLNNTSKTHENMNGTQNTMDIEDPLEGPSWLFNNTCSVPSFKYKMRHTFNSFENKDKKTDEDTLSNDDSMDITLRVTELSDESDNEKSSQDTSSLSTTSKCDGSMSNSKLDQQINNENEYQNGQANENNDTSYNASTSTDTTVINENECKVENELAMNFPNFITQRRGCFESEEEDDDFTLMYMRPNNMHFDINDLKLPVLEESALKTNIPVETEPEVTTNLKQITQICPLPSVANNSLDEFTFNQSTVKLPLLNNNDDKEKKKKKSKNVSPEDVVEGTPILNRKSSRKRKDQSGNKDPSAVKVVLQKLNESDVKSRTPSPEVSNSQESGKSLSPCSRTENSSDSENSNTSTSSIYAISRPRRKRAPTTFHEPSLKRKLRRN from the exons ATGCCTCAGATTCCGAAACATCGAAAAGTTAAAAGGCCTGCAGTGCTTATAAAAAAGACCCAATATTTAAGGAATTATCTAAGAAGTAGATCTTACAAACCAT tatgtgaaaaattaaaaagtaataattgTTCATTAGCAAAAGCTTTGTCTAAAGAAAAACATGAGAGTCAGTTATTATTTTCCCAGAATGTTGCTTTAATTGCGGAAGTACAAGATTTAGGTACAGCATGTAACAAACGTGAT GCTGTAATATCCAATATTCTAAAGAATGCGAAGGAGATGCTTAAAATGATAGTAACTATGACTGGATATTTAACAAATACCATCTCTACGTGTCAAGAGTTTGTAGCATCTCCTACAAGTAATTTAAGAATGTCTGCTAGTTCTACTGGGA TCATTTTAGGAGATTCATACAGAAGACTGTCAGCAAAATCTCCAACTAGAGGAGTTGTGAAGCCTATGGTGAGCGGTCACACCATTACAAAACCCACCATTAATTTAAGTAGAGTAAATATGCaacatattaataattcatCAAACTTAAGCGTAATACAAGAGGTAACAACACCCCCTAGGAATCAAGAGTTAAACAGTCCAAGGACGCCTGGTCGGTTGAATGTGAGTCAACGTAGAAAC GAAGAAGGCCGTATGTATAGAATGCCTGAAAGATTAAATGTCACTTCACCAAGACATAGTG ATGAAAGTGAACGCAGACTAAGTAAAAGGAGTAACAGACGTTCAGGAAGAATGTCAGGAAACATTTCGAAATCGAGGAAATTATCCGGAGGTAACAGTACTCGTAATagcattgaaaattttgagtacATCGGAAGTCCCACTGTAAAACTTAACGATGTAtcaaaattgttacaaaattcccaaagcaTTAACATCCGGAAG TTAACAGAGAATCGAAATACTCTGGGAAATGAGAGCTTAGAGAGTAATGAGAGTGTAAGTCCAGAGGATTCTCAGACAAGTATTAAACTACCAGAATTATCACCTCCTAATGTTTCAAAGACTAATGGTGATACAACTATTGaagatgaaaatgaaaaaaacgaTGATGACTTAAATAATACTTCAAAGACGCATGAAAATATGAATGGAACACAAAATACAATGGATATAGAGGATCCTCTTGAAGGACCAAGTTGGttatttaataatacttgttCTGTGCCTTCGTTTAAGTATAAAATGCGACATACGTTTAATTCATTTGAAAATAAGGACAAAAAGACTGATGAAGATACCCTTTCTAATGATGATAGTATGGATATAACTTTAAGAGTAACTGAATTAAGTGATGAATCGGACAATGAGAAAAGTTCACAAGACACTTCGTCATTGTCGACAACAAGCAAGTGTGATGGGAGTATGTCTAATTCTAAACTGGATCAACAAATAAATAACGAAAATGAATATCAAAATGGTCAAGCGAACGAAAACAACGATACTTCTTATAACGCATCAACTTCGACTGACACAACAGTCATAAACGAGAATGAATGTAAAGTAGAAAACGAACTGGCAATgaacttcccaaattttatTACTCAAAGGCGAGGCTGTTTCGAAAGTGAAGAAGAAGATGACGACTTTACCTTAATGTATATGCGACCAAATAATATGCATTTTGATATAAACGATTTAAAATTACCAGTTTTAGAAGAGTCTGCACTGAAGACAAATATTCCAGTTGAAACAGAACCTGAAGTAACCACCAATCTTAAACAAATAACTCAAATTTGCCCTCTTCCATCTGTTGCAAACAATAGTTTAGACGAATTTACGTTTAATCAATCTACGGTAAAACTGCCACTATTAAATAACAACGATGAcaaggagaaaaagaagaagaaatctAAGAATGTAAGTCCGGAAGACGTTGTGGAAGGTACACCAATACTTAACAGGAAAAGTAGTCGAAAAAGAAAAGATCAATCTGGAAATAAGGATCCAAGCGCTGTTAAAGTAGTGTTACAGAAACTAAACGAATCTGACGTTAAATCTAGAACACCATCTCCTGAAGTATCAAACTCGCAGGAGTCGGGTAAATCTTT AAGTCCATGTTCAAGAACAGAAAATTCAAGCGATTCAGAAAACAGTAATACGAGTACAAGTAGTATTTACGCAATTAGTCGTCCTAGACGAAAAAGGGCTCCAACCACTTTCCATGAACCAAGCTTAAAGAG GAAATTACGGAGGAATTAA
- the LOC100877238 gene encoding uncharacterized protein LOC100877238 isoform X2, producing the protein MPQIPKHRKVKRPAVLIKKTQYLRNYLRSRSYKPLCEKLKSNNCSLAKALSKEKHESQLLFSQNVALIAEVQDLGTACNKRDAVISNILKNAKEMLKMIVTMTGYLTNTISTCQEFVASPTSNLRMSASSTGRDSYRRLSAKSPTRGVVKPMVSGHTITKPTINLSRVNMQHINNSSNLSVIQEVTTPPRNQELNSPRTPGRLNVSQRRNEEGRMYRMPERLNVTSPRHSDESERRLSKRSNRRSGRMSGNISKSRKLSGGNSTRNSIENFEYIGSPTVKLNDVSKLLQNSQSINIRKLTENRNTLGNESLESNESVSPEDSQTSIKLPELSPPNVSKTNGDTTIEDENEKNDDDLNNTSKTHENMNGTQNTMDIEDPLEGPSWLFNNTCSVPSFKYKMRHTFNSFENKDKKTDEDTLSNDDSMDITLRVTELSDESDNEKSSQDTSSLSTTSKCDGSMSNSKLDQQINNENEYQNGQANENNDTSYNASTSTDTTVINENECKVENELAMNFPNFITQRRGCFESEEEDDDFTLMYMRPNNMHFDINDLKLPVLEESALKTNIPVETEPEVTTNLKQITQICPLPSVANNSLDEFTFNQSTVKLPLLNNNDDKEKKKKKSKNVSPEDVVEGTPILNRKSSRKRKDQSGNKDPSAVKVVLQKLNESDVKSRTPSPEVSNSQESGKSLSPCSRTENSSDSENSNTSTSSIYAISRPRRKRAPTTFHEPSLKRKLRRN; encoded by the exons ATGCCTCAGATTCCGAAACATCGAAAAGTTAAAAGGCCTGCAGTGCTTATAAAAAAGACCCAATATTTAAGGAATTATCTAAGAAGTAGATCTTACAAACCAT tatgtgaaaaattaaaaagtaataattgTTCATTAGCAAAAGCTTTGTCTAAAGAAAAACATGAGAGTCAGTTATTATTTTCCCAGAATGTTGCTTTAATTGCGGAAGTACAAGATTTAGGTACAGCATGTAACAAACGTGAT GCTGTAATATCCAATATTCTAAAGAATGCGAAGGAGATGCTTAAAATGATAGTAACTATGACTGGATATTTAACAAATACCATCTCTACGTGTCAAGAGTTTGTAGCATCTCCTACAAGTAATTTAAGAATGTCTGCTAGTTCTACTGGGA GAGATTCATACAGAAGACTGTCAGCAAAATCTCCAACTAGAGGAGTTGTGAAGCCTATGGTGAGCGGTCACACCATTACAAAACCCACCATTAATTTAAGTAGAGTAAATATGCaacatattaataattcatCAAACTTAAGCGTAATACAAGAGGTAACAACACCCCCTAGGAATCAAGAGTTAAACAGTCCAAGGACGCCTGGTCGGTTGAATGTGAGTCAACGTAGAAAC GAAGAAGGCCGTATGTATAGAATGCCTGAAAGATTAAATGTCACTTCACCAAGACATAGTG ATGAAAGTGAACGCAGACTAAGTAAAAGGAGTAACAGACGTTCAGGAAGAATGTCAGGAAACATTTCGAAATCGAGGAAATTATCCGGAGGTAACAGTACTCGTAATagcattgaaaattttgagtacATCGGAAGTCCCACTGTAAAACTTAACGATGTAtcaaaattgttacaaaattcccaaagcaTTAACATCCGGAAG TTAACAGAGAATCGAAATACTCTGGGAAATGAGAGCTTAGAGAGTAATGAGAGTGTAAGTCCAGAGGATTCTCAGACAAGTATTAAACTACCAGAATTATCACCTCCTAATGTTTCAAAGACTAATGGTGATACAACTATTGaagatgaaaatgaaaaaaacgaTGATGACTTAAATAATACTTCAAAGACGCATGAAAATATGAATGGAACACAAAATACAATGGATATAGAGGATCCTCTTGAAGGACCAAGTTGGttatttaataatacttgttCTGTGCCTTCGTTTAAGTATAAAATGCGACATACGTTTAATTCATTTGAAAATAAGGACAAAAAGACTGATGAAGATACCCTTTCTAATGATGATAGTATGGATATAACTTTAAGAGTAACTGAATTAAGTGATGAATCGGACAATGAGAAAAGTTCACAAGACACTTCGTCATTGTCGACAACAAGCAAGTGTGATGGGAGTATGTCTAATTCTAAACTGGATCAACAAATAAATAACGAAAATGAATATCAAAATGGTCAAGCGAACGAAAACAACGATACTTCTTATAACGCATCAACTTCGACTGACACAACAGTCATAAACGAGAATGAATGTAAAGTAGAAAACGAACTGGCAATgaacttcccaaattttatTACTCAAAGGCGAGGCTGTTTCGAAAGTGAAGAAGAAGATGACGACTTTACCTTAATGTATATGCGACCAAATAATATGCATTTTGATATAAACGATTTAAAATTACCAGTTTTAGAAGAGTCTGCACTGAAGACAAATATTCCAGTTGAAACAGAACCTGAAGTAACCACCAATCTTAAACAAATAACTCAAATTTGCCCTCTTCCATCTGTTGCAAACAATAGTTTAGACGAATTTACGTTTAATCAATCTACGGTAAAACTGCCACTATTAAATAACAACGATGAcaaggagaaaaagaagaagaaatctAAGAATGTAAGTCCGGAAGACGTTGTGGAAGGTACACCAATACTTAACAGGAAAAGTAGTCGAAAAAGAAAAGATCAATCTGGAAATAAGGATCCAAGCGCTGTTAAAGTAGTGTTACAGAAACTAAACGAATCTGACGTTAAATCTAGAACACCATCTCCTGAAGTATCAAACTCGCAGGAGTCGGGTAAATCTTT AAGTCCATGTTCAAGAACAGAAAATTCAAGCGATTCAGAAAACAGTAATACGAGTACAAGTAGTATTTACGCAATTAGTCGTCCTAGACGAAAAAGGGCTCCAACCACTTTCCATGAACCAAGCTTAAAGAG GAAATTACGGAGGAATTAA
- the LOC100875363 gene encoding lymphotoxin beta receptor inhibitor, translated as MNWTLWIFVLGSFSCKYIHAQVQRVPPGVSPQHYQQPAQQVHQVPQQVPQQQFQQVPGQVPVHQVPVQQVPMQQQYMQPHQVPVQPGHEHTQPILNAANIVHEKAHIAEHMEVPIDTSKMTEQELQFHYFKMHDADNNNKLDGCELIKSLIHWHEQGNKEAGESNPVEKLFKDEELVTLIDPILSMDDTNNDGYIDYPEFIQAQQNAASTGRQ; from the exons ATGAATTGGACTTTGTGGATATTTGTACTTGGATCTTTTAGTTGTAAATATATACATGCTCAAGTACAAAGAGTTCCACCTGGTGTATCACCCCAACATTATCAACAA ccTGCTCAACAAGTACATCAAGTACCACAACAAGTTCCACAACAACAG TTTCAGCAAGTACCAGGACAAGTACCTGTGCATCAAGTTCCAGTTCAACAGGTACCTATGCAACAACAATACATGCAACCTCATCAAGTACCAGTACAACCAGGACATGAACATACACAACCCATACTCAATGCTGCCAATATAGTTCATGAAAAGGC ACATATTGCAGAACATATGGAAGTTCCAATAGATACTAGTAAAATGACAGAACAagaattacaatttcattatttcaagaTGCATGATGCAGACAATAACAATAAGTTAGATGGTTGTGAACTTATTAAATCCTTGATTCATTGGCATG AACAAGGTAACAAAGAAGCAGGTGAATCTAATCCTGTAGAGAAACTATTCAAAGACGAAGAGTTGGTTACTTTAATAGATCCAATACTTTCTATGGATGATACTAATAACGATGGGTATATCGATTATCCCGAATTTATACAAGCACAGCAAAATGCAGCATCTACTGGCAGACAGtag